The DNA region TGGGCATCGAGGCGGGCAGCGCCAACGACACGCAAGACGCGCTGAAGCAACTGCTGATCTCCGTCGTGCACGATCAGGGCGAAGACGGTTCCTGGAAACGCGCGAACGAGTCACGGCCGATTCTCTCGTCGCCCGACACGCTGACGATGCTGTCGCTCTTGGCGCTATCGGCTCCGAATGCTCCCGATCTGGGCGAAGAAGGCCAGGCCGCGCGGCAACGAGCGCTCCACTGGCTCGAATCCGCCCAGCCGGACGAAGAGTTACAACCCACGGTGTTGCGCCTGATCCTGTGGCGACGGCTCGGCCGACCCGCGGCCGAGTGGAGCCCGCTGGTCGATATCTTGCGCAAGGCCCAGAAGGCAGACGGCGGTTGGAGCCAGATCGAATTGGCTGGCAGCGATGCCTTCGCCACCGGGCAAGCGCTCTATGCCCTGGCCGAGTCGGGCGCGAGCCAGGACGACGCGGCCATTCGCAGCGCGCAAGCCTTTCTTGCGAAGAGCCAGGGCCCGGACGGAGCCTGGGCGATGACTTCGCGGGCAATCATGGGCAATGGCAAGGTGGCCACCAAGTTTGAGCCGATCACTCACGCCGGCAGCGCCTGGGCCGTGCTGGGGCTGGTACGTTCCGCGCCGGCGGCGGGGAATTGATCCGCTCGAGCGCTTGCTGACCGACGAAACTGGAGCTGGACGGGAGTTTCGACGGAACATGCTCGCCTTGTGTAAAGGTGGCGCCCATTTCACAGGCAGTTGGCAAGCAGTACGCGGTCGGCGAGGCTGAGCGACGAAGATTCTACTAGTGACAAACGGTCGCCCGCGCGTAGGATCTTGCGATTACCGCCGATGGGAAATGGGCGGAAGCATCGTTTCGCTATCCGTCAAAGTGGCCATGCACACAGCAGACACAGACCTCTGGCAACTGCCCGCAAGACTACGAACGTTGGTCGAGGCAGAATTAGGCGACGGCGAACAGATTACTTGGGTCGGTGTTCCGCGCCCTTGGCTGTTTGCCCTGTACTCCATGCCGATCGTCATTTTTGCCATTCCGTGGACCATCGGCTCCATCTTCTGGGTGGTGGCCGCGTCGGGATTCGAGATCCCCGACTTCGATCAAGGGTGGGATCTGTTCCCCCTGTGGGGTATCCCGTTCGTGTTGACTGGATTCGGGATGCTTAGCTCGCCGTATTGGCTCATGCGCAAGGCGAAGAACACGGTGTATGTCTTGACGACTACCCGCGCGATTATTTTTGACGGTGGCCTTTCGACGACCATTCGTTCGTTTGGTCCCGAGCGTCTCACCGACCTGCGGCGCAAGCAACGGGCCGATGGTTCGGGCGACTTGATTTTCGAACGCAGGCTATCGTACGACAGCGACGGCGATCGTCGCTCGATGGATCACGGTTTTCTGGCCATTTCGGACGTCAAGGCCGTCGAAGATCGGGTCCACCGACTGGTGGAAACATCGGCGAAGAAACCGGTATAGCTGCCCGTTGCCAGGCTGGCCTGCTTGTTGGCTGCCAGCGCGATGCGGTATGCGATCGCTCAGAGACCATGCAGAGCAGGAAGCAGATCAAGGTCAAGGTCGCGGCCGATGGAGACATCGCTGCCGATGGTCAACGCGTCACCGTCGAGCAATTGGCGATCAAGTTTGCCGATCTCAAGGCAACTCGCGGCGAGGTCTGGTATCACCGAGAAAACCCGGCCGACGAGCCGCATGCAAACGCATTGAAGGTCATGGAACTAGTGGCCGAACATGGCCTCCCGATCAGGCTATCGGCGATGCCGGATTTCTCCGATACGGTGGACGACAAGGGTGTGTCCGATCGTGGGGTGCCATAGCACCACGGATCATTCGTTGCTGGAGCTTTTTCGGCCTTCAATAGGCGCGCTTATCGCGTCCCTTGGTTGGCTCTACAGATTCGCCTGCAGCCGGCTTGCGCTCAAGGCATGCCTGTCTGCGCATGCCGGCAGATGAATCATTGGCGGCGTCGGTCATGAACACCGATGCAGGCAAACAATTGATGCTCGGCCTAATCTGTCGATGTGACCGAATTAATTCAGTCGGACGTGCCTCATTCGCCTTTTGCTTGCGGTGAGATCTATATCGCCGTCCTCAGCTGTTGTAGCAAGGATTCCCAAGCAGCGTCGTATCCAGATTGCGCGTCGACTTCCACAACCTCGACGTCGAGCGTTCGGATCGATTTCAATTCCGGCGTAACGGCGGGTTCTGTCCGAATGTTGTAGAATACGGTCCGTCCGACATTAACACCCCGCCGCTTCAGGCGAGCTTTGTAGTAGAGCATCCACCACAGGTCCAGCTCTGAATAGCTAAGCCCTAGCCCGAGGATGTGGACGTCGTCGCGGAGGAAGACATCGCACCATGAGTAAAGGCTTTTGCCCGACTCAAATTCTCGTATGCCAGAAGTAAACGGAGATTTTTTTCCGTGGTAGAACCCCTTCAGGAACAGGCGCATTCGCTGCACCTGCCCCATGTACTGGTCATAACCGAGCACCAAAGAGCGGGGGGTATTGATTTCGCCGTGAATGTGCCAGATCGACATCTTGGCGACGACTCGTCTGCGGAACAGGCTGTACTTTTTTGCGTGATGCGATATGTCGCGCGGCCGATCGTCTGATGCCTGTTCCAAAGCATAATCGTAGTTGGTTGTCAGGATGTGGCGCACGTCTAGGTCCAACAGCCGACGATGAAACAGATTCGGCCGCAAATCTCTGAGCTGGGCTGCGATTACCGACTTTACGCACGTGCGATCGTGAGTGTCGTGGGCCCTCAGCGTGGCGTCGTCGAAGAGCATCGTGAATGGTCGCCCGTCGTCCATGACGAAATCCGGACCAAGCTGCAGTGCTTCGGACATCTTCCGCAATACGTCGGCCCAACCAACATTCGTTGTCGACAGACGATTGATACTGTTGCCAACTAAGACAGCGGCAGACATCTGAGCGATCGCACCCCTTTCAGACGACCAGTGTTCTCCGGGCACTGCCAATATGGCGATCGACGTTGTATCAATCAAGATTTTGCATATGCACCGGGCCGACGCCTCGACGCCGGTTGTTTATCCTATCCAATTTGCTTCGGTGAAATCGACCGAGGCGACAGATGGTTCGATAGCGCCGGCCAGCGCGCACATGTCGAACGGACCCGGCGCGCTAGCGGACGAGTGGACAACCGGCTTCGATCGCATTGGACGAAGGCGTACGCAGCTGAGCGGGCGCCTTTGCGGCCAGCCGCGCGAAGTGTGCCAGCGGTGATCTGCCGAGTGGAGGCCGGGATTATTGAGCTCGGCGAGCGTGGCGGTTCGTTCGTCGTGCGTCGCAGGTCTGACGCCATCGACGCCCCGCCGGTTCAGTCCGGAAACTCCGCCGGATTGACGAAGTACGGCTGTTTGCGCTGGTAGTAGTCGAGCCGGCGGCGGATGGCCTTCACCTGGCGGTCCCACTCGGCGACTCCGCCCGGCGAGTTGGCCAGCTCGCGCGCGCGGCGTTCGCGGAGCGCACGTTCGTAGGCCTGTTGCGCCTCTTCCGTGGCGCGCTGGAAATCGCCGTTGGCCGCGTAGGCCGCGCCCCAGGTGTCGTGGGCCGATACGAACAGCGATGAGACCGTCGGCACGCGCGGTACGATCCGGCTGCAGATCTCCAGGGCGCGCGCCGGATCGCGGTGGCTCGATTCGTGGTGCGTGGCCAGGACCCAGGCCAACATTAGTTGGGCCTGACGATTGTTCGGGGCGGCCTTGATCAGTTGCTCGAAGGTCCGCACCGCTTCGGCCGTGCGGTTCAGGCGGTTCAGCATCGTGGCCAGCGCCAGATACGTTGCATGTCGCGGATCGTGCTCGAGCGACTGCTGGTAGTAGAAGGCGGCCTCGTTCAGGCGCCCCAGCTTCTCGGCGCATTGGCCCAGGTTGTACAGCGTGTTCGGGTCGTCGGGGGACAGTACGTTGCACGCCAGCAGGGCCTGAAACGCCTCGCCATAGCGCGACAGCCGCATCAACGTGCTCGACTTGTTGAACAACGCCGCGGGATAGTTCGCATACAGCTCCAGCGTCCGGTCGTAATGGACCAGCGCCTCGTCGAAGCGACGCTGGCTGGCCAGGGCATTCGCCAGGTTGTAATGGGCCAGGTGGTTGTTTTCCGTGACCTCCGTGGCGTGGGTAAACAAGGTCTCGGCGTCGCGCCAGTAGCCGACCTGCCGCAGGCAGAGCACCGAGAGGGGTAGCAGCACGGCGGCGGCCAACGCGCCGCCCACGTATCTCCGGGCCCGCGGCGCGAGCCGCCGTTCGAGCAGTCCGGCAATCGACCAGACGCCCAACAAGAACAGCCCGATGAACGGTAAGTAGGTGTAGCGATCGCAGCGGGCCGTACCGCCGATTTGCACCAGCCCAATCACCGGCACCAGCATGCCGACGAACCAGAACCAGCCCACTGGAACGAAGGCCCAGCGCCGGGCCGTGAGCAAGGCCGCGAGCGTACCGCCGGCGAGCACGGCGGCGCTGGCCAGCGTGGCCGAAGTCACCTGAATGTCGAGCGGCAGGGGGTACATCAAGCACAAGCGCGTCGGCCAGATCGCGCTATGCAGGTAGGCCCCATAGGCGTTCGTGGCGGTGATCAGCCGCTCGCCGGGCGATTGGAATTCGAGCGAGACGACAAAGCCCTGCTTTTGCTGCACGTGAAACGTGATCCAGCTCGACACGGCCACGAGCATCAGCCAGGGCAGTTTTTCGGCGACGAGCAGGCCCGCCCCCAGGGGATCGAAGCGGCCCGCCGTGCGCAGCGCCGATCGGCGCAGCGGCCACACGTCGAGCAACAGCAACAACAGCGGCACCGTGACCAGCATGGCCTTGCTCATCAGCCCGCAGGCCAGGCAGACGGCCACGACCAGATGCCGCCCCAGCGAGGGCCGCCGGACGTAGGCTCCATACGCGGCCAGCGTGAGCATGAAGAAGAAGCCGGAGAGTACGTCTTTGCGTTCGGCGATCCAGGCGACGCTTTCGACCCGAGTAGGGTGGATGGCAAACAGCGCGGCCACCAGGGCACTGCAATACAGCCGGCCCGTCCAGCGCGTCAGCGTGAAAAACAGCACGGCCACGCTCGCCGCGTGTAGCAGCAGGCTGGTCAGGTGAAAGCCGCCGGGCCAGGGCGCAGAACGCGCTCCGGAACCTCGGCTCCACAGGCTCACGTCGGCAAGCAGGCTCAGCATGGTGAGCGGATGCCAGTTGCCCTGAACCTCCGAAGTCCAAGCCCACCGGAACGTGTCCCAGTTGAGCCCCTGGAGCACGACCGGGTTGGCGAAGACATAGACGTCGTCGTCGTAATAGATGAAGGGGTGCGCGAGGATCGGCGCAAAGACGGCCAACGTCACGGCGACCAGCAGGCAGGCCAGCAGAAGCTCGAGCGCGCGGCGGGACATGCGTCGTGAGGGCTTCCTCAAAAACGTCCGCGGGCCGGATCGTGGCGATACGACTTCAGGTCGAGATACAGCTCACGGCGCTCGCGCATCCGCTCGGTCAGCAGGCGAACGTCGGGGCGGATGTCGAACGCCGGATCGAGCCATTCGCGGTCGTAATAGGTATGCGACTTCTTGTCGAGTTCGCCCAGGGCGATGCCGTTGTACTCGATTGCCTTTTCGACCTTTTCAACCGCCTCGGAGTACTTGTGGATGCCCGACAGCGCCGCGGCCAGGGCATCGAGCGAACGTACTTCGTGCTGAAACGTCAGGCTGCAAGCCTGGCGAGCGATTTCGACCGCCTGGCGCGGGTCATAGATCTGGATGTCCTGCGTGGTGCCGAGCAGCCAGGCCAGCTCGGTGAGCATGAGGGCGTCCTTGGGGTATTTGCGCACGCGCTCGACGAGCACGTCCTTGGCCGCGGCGGTGTCGCCCGCCCAGCACATGGCCTGCACCAGGTAAGGGAATGCGTCGGGCCAATCTTCGCCGCGCTGCCGACGCTTGTCGATCGCCGTGCGGAAGGCCTTGACGGCCGCCTGGGGGCGGCTGCGTTTCAGTTCGATCAGGCCGAGCTTGAAATAGTCTTCCGGGTGGATCGACTGCTTGATGCCCTTGCGCATCGAAGTCTCGGCCTCGTCGTAGCGGCCCAGGCAGTACAACGCCCACCCCCGGTTGCACGCCGAGGGCCAGTCGCCCGGCTCGTAGCTCAGCGCCAGCTCGAAATGCTCGATGGCCTCCTCATGATTGCCCTCGCGGGCCAAGGCGTTGCCCACGCCGCGGTGCGCGAGAAAGTTGCGCGGGACCACCTCCGCGGCGTGCTGGAACAGTGTCTTGGTGTTGCGCCAGTAACCGACCTGGACCCACGTGACGGCCGCCAGCGCAGCCAGCCAGATGATCGATGCCGCGACTAACAGGCGCTGTCGGGCTCGGTTCGATTGGGCCCACCAGAGTACGGTCCAGACGGTCATGATCGTGATGCCGATCATCGGAATATAGGTGTATCGGTCGGCGCGAGACTGACCGCCGACCTGGACGATGCCCACGGCCGGCACCAAGGTGCCCAGGTACCAGAGCCAGCCGGAAAGGAGCCACGGGAGGTTCTTGCGCAACGTCCAGGCGACGAGAGTGACGACCACCAACGCCAGGATGGCGCGGCCGATCATGAACCAGGTCATCCGGTACGACAGATGGGGATAAAACACGGCCATGTTCGTCGGCCAGACGAATTGCACGACATATTCGCCGTAGGCCACGATCGCGTTGAACACCCGCGTCATCGGCGGGACCGCCTTGAGCGATTGCACGGCCCCCTGCGACTGCACGACGAACGTAATCCCGCTGCTGACCGCGATCAGCGCGAACCAGGGAAGCTTTTCGACCACGAGTGCGCCGAACTGCCGCAGGTTTTCCCGAAGGGACTTGTCGGCCGCGCCGAATCGGGCCAGCGGCCAATAGTCCAGCACCAGCATCAATGCCGGCGCCGTGACGATCATCGGCTTGCTCATCAATCCGAGCGCGAGCAGCACGGTGATCGTCAGGTAGCCGCCGCGCGAGGGAGCGCGGACATACACGGCATAGGCCCAGAGCGACGCCAGCCAGAAGCAGCCGCAGAGCACGTCTTTGCGCTCGGAGAGCCAGGCCACGCTCTCGACGCGCAAGGGATGCAGGGCAAACAGGGCAGCAACCAGGGCCGAGGGCCAGAATCTCCCCGTCATGGCCGCCAGCGCCAATAACAGCAGCACCGCGTTGGCGGCGTGCAAAGCGATGTTGGTCAGATGATGGCCACCCACCCAACGTTGACCGTAGATTTGCGAATCGATCATGTGGGTAATCACCGTCAACGGGTGCCAGTTGGCGCCCACCGACGCGGTCCACACCCAGACCAGGTTCTCGGGCCGTAAACCCGTATTGATGTGCGGGTTGTTGGCTACGTATTCGAAATCGTCAAAGTTGACGAAGTCGTAGCGAAGCGTCCGCGAATAGAGCAACAGGCAGGCCGCCGCGAGAGCGATGCAGACGGCGGCGCGTATCCCGGCGCGGGGGGGCGGCGCACTAACGGCAGGATCGGTCGTCATAGGGTGCGGGATCGGCGAGGACCGAGCGGTCCGAGACGGGTGTAGAGCACTCTTGGGGCAACGGTGTGCATCGTAGCCCGATTCGAAACGCAATCACAAATCGGTAGGGGGCCCGTTTGATCAACCCCCTGGAGGACACGGCGGAGTTGGCCGGTGGTCGGTTCTTCGTAACTCATGTTTTGACAAGCACTTACGTCTTTTCAAGTACTGTCACAAGCCGTTGATCCGAAAAACTCATCAAAAACCGAAAATCGCCAACTTTTTGTTTGACACGCATCACCGCGCCTCGTAATCTATGGACCATACGCCCGAAAGCGGGCGCAATGCGCGTGTTGCATTGGCTCAGGCCTCTAGTAGGCAACGGGCCATTGAATGCGTGGGCTCACAACGACGACGGGCGGCGGAGCTCGAGCTGGTTCGGCCGCACAAAAACTGAAGACGACGGATTCTCAGGACCAATCGGAGAGACGCTAATGAAGAAGACCATCTCGTGTGTTGCCTTAGCCGCCTTGGCGGGACTTTGCGCATCCAGTGCCCATGCGGCACCCGTATCCGTGTCGCTGACTCTTCAGCCTAGCTCGATCTTGAGCTTGACGGTGAATGCCCTCGGTGGCATCACTGCCTCGACCACGACCGTTCTGTCGGGGAACCAGAATGTGACGATTGACAACGGCGATATGCGCGTTGCCGTCGGCAACATCACCGTGCCTGACCTGGCGGACACCATTTCGCTGGACGGCGGCCTGATCAACATCTCCGATGCGAGCCTGAACCTGAATTTGGGTCCGCTCGGTACCGTGCTCGCCGGTTTCCAGAATGCGAAGCTCACCGGTTTGACCAGCACGGGCAACCTGCCGCTGAACTATATCGGCGGCTTTGCCACGTACAATTTCGACCCGGGCGATCCGTTCGGTGGCAACGTCACCTCGACGTCGATCAACAACGGTGTGCTGACCTACAGCGGTAGCGGCGCCGTCGCCCTGCTGCTGGGCTCGGGCACGCTCGATTTCGCGACCGAT from Pirellulales bacterium includes:
- a CDS encoding tetratricopeptide repeat protein → MTTDPAVSAPPPRAGIRAAVCIALAAACLLLYSRTLRYDFVNFDDFEYVANNPHINTGLRPENLVWVWTASVGANWHPLTVITHMIDSQIYGQRWVGGHHLTNIALHAANAVLLLLALAAMTGRFWPSALVAALFALHPLRVESVAWLSERKDVLCGCFWLASLWAYAVYVRAPSRGGYLTITVLLALGLMSKPMIVTAPALMLVLDYWPLARFGAADKSLRENLRQFGALVVEKLPWFALIAVSSGITFVVQSQGAVQSLKAVPPMTRVFNAIVAYGEYVVQFVWPTNMAVFYPHLSYRMTWFMIGRAILALVVVTLVAWTLRKNLPWLLSGWLWYLGTLVPAVGIVQVGGQSRADRYTYIPMIGITIMTVWTVLWWAQSNRARQRLLVAASIIWLAALAAVTWVQVGYWRNTKTLFQHAAEVVPRNFLAHRGVGNALAREGNHEEAIEHFELALSYEPGDWPSACNRGWALYCLGRYDEAETSMRKGIKQSIHPEDYFKLGLIELKRSRPQAAVKAFRTAIDKRRQRGEDWPDAFPYLVQAMCWAGDTAAAKDVLVERVRKYPKDALMLTELAWLLGTTQDIQIYDPRQAVEIARQACSLTFQHEVRSLDALAAALSGIHKYSEAVEKVEKAIEYNGIALGELDKKSHTYYDREWLDPAFDIRPDVRLLTERMRERRELYLDLKSYRHDPARGRF
- a CDS encoding SIR2 family protein yields the protein MSEALQLGPDFVMDDGRPFTMLFDDATLRAHDTHDRTCVKSVIAAQLRDLRPNLFHRRLLDLDVRHILTTNYDYALEQASDDRPRDISHHAKKYSLFRRRVVAKMSIWHIHGEINTPRSLVLGYDQYMGQVQRMRLFLKGFYHGKKSPFTSGIREFESGKSLYSWCDVFLRDDVHILGLGLSYSELDLWWMLYYKARLKRRGVNVGRTVFYNIRTEPAVTPELKSIRTLDVEVVEVDAQSGYDAAWESLLQQLRTAI
- a CDS encoding tetratricopeptide repeat protein: MSRRALELLLACLLVAVTLAVFAPILAHPFIYYDDDVYVFANPVVLQGLNWDTFRWAWTSEVQGNWHPLTMLSLLADVSLWSRGSGARSAPWPGGFHLTSLLLHAASVAVLFFTLTRWTGRLYCSALVAALFAIHPTRVESVAWIAERKDVLSGFFFMLTLAAYGAYVRRPSLGRHLVVAVCLACGLMSKAMLVTVPLLLLLLDVWPLRRSALRTAGRFDPLGAGLLVAEKLPWLMLVAVSSWITFHVQQKQGFVVSLEFQSPGERLITATNAYGAYLHSAIWPTRLCLMYPLPLDIQVTSATLASAAVLAGGTLAALLTARRWAFVPVGWFWFVGMLVPVIGLVQIGGTARCDRYTYLPFIGLFLLGVWSIAGLLERRLAPRARRYVGGALAAAVLLPLSVLCLRQVGYWRDAETLFTHATEVTENNHLAHYNLANALASQRRFDEALVHYDRTLELYANYPAALFNKSSTLMRLSRYGEAFQALLACNVLSPDDPNTLYNLGQCAEKLGRLNEAAFYYQQSLEHDPRHATYLALATMLNRLNRTAEAVRTFEQLIKAAPNNRQAQLMLAWVLATHHESSHRDPARALEICSRIVPRVPTVSSLFVSAHDTWGAAYAANGDFQRATEEAQQAYERALRERRARELANSPGGVAEWDRQVKAIRRRLDYYQRKQPYFVNPAEFPD